The sequence GATCGAGTGCGGGTAGATGGTGTCAGTGGCGAGCTTGCTTTGCTGGTGAATGAAGCTGAATTGGCAGCACGCCACCCAACACTGCCGGATATCTCGGCGTTCCATGTGGGATGTGGCCGTGAGCTATTTGGCGCGCTACGGGAACAAGTGACTGGGGCAGAACAGGGGGCGTGCTGCATTCGTTTTTAGTCATTTCGACTATACTGATGAGATGCCCTTTTTTCACTCATGGAGTACGCATATGAATCGAGATAAAGAACAGCAAACCTCGCTGGATGATGATCTGACGATGCTGACTGATACCCTGGAGGAGGTGCTGCGCGCCTCGGGCGATGCCGCAGATGAGAGCTATCAGGAGATCAAGGCCAGAGCGGAGAGAGCATTAAAGGAGGTAAAGAGCCGTTTGAGTGGCCGCAATGAATGCTATATCAAACGGGCGAAAGCACTGGCGTGCTGTACTGATGATTATGTCCACGAAAAACCCTGGTGTAGCGTGGGAATTGGCGCGACTGTCGGCTTGGTTGTCGGGCTATTACTGGCGCGGCGCTAAAATATTTTCGAGGAGTTACTATTTTAGCGAAATAACTATTTTCGTAACGACTTAATTAAAATTATTTCAATTTTATTATCGGCCCTTAAATGGGTCGTTTTTATTTTGTAAAAGATAAACTGCAAGGTAAGTGAATAAAAATAATATAATGGCGGCAAGTGTTAGGAATACGCTAAGAAGTGTAAAGTTATTTAAATAAACGATTGCGCGTAATTGACATGGTGCTTTTTTTATAAATAATCCTAGCCGCACATTTATTAATCTATATTTTGTTTCTGATTCCATTTGCTTTGTCGCAGGTAGAATGAGTTCATTATTTAATAAATGTTAGTGGGGTGTTTGTATTATGTTTTAATAATGGGAGGTTATATAAATGCATAGTTTGTCGTGTGCATCTAAATTATTTCGTCCATTACTTTTATCAACCATTATCAGTAATATACTTTTGCCTGGATTTAGTATTGCGGAAGAACGTAAATATACCTATTCATCTGCAATTTCCGGCCCGTCATCTGTGGCATTATCTGATGCTATATCAGGAGATGGCAATTATAAAGCCACGGTAAATGTCGATAATCCCAGTAGCAGTCTTGAGATTTATCTTGGCCAAACAGAGACTGCCAATAAAGCATACGATATTGGGGATTATTCCGTCGAGATTAATGGACAGAATACTGTCGACAATCCCTATACCGCTTTTTTTGGTTTGGCTGTCGATAAAAATAACACCGTGTCATTAAATAACTTCAGTTATGACAATAAACTGAAAATTGGTGGTGATGGTCATCATCACAATAGTACGGCGCTGATGGTCTCTAACGGCTCTGAGGTGACCATTAATGGTAAAGTTTATATTAATTCACTTGTCGAAATGGATACCAGCGGGACAGGCAACACCACCGTGGCCAATAATGGCCTGTATGCGACCGGGGTCGGCTCAACGATTACTGCAAATAGTGGTGATGTTTATATTAACACCTACGCCAAAGACTTTTTGGAGGCATTGAATCAAAACGATACTTACCCCAGTGGTAGTTCGAAAAGTGATGCTGTTAGTGGTAAGCGCGGCGGTCAGGTAACCATTAACGAAACAGGTAATTATCAAGTTAACTTACTGGGTAACCTAGACTTGGGGAGTGAGTTTGGGACTGGCAGCAGCATTACCGCCGTCTTAAATGGCAGTGACTCCTATTGGCATGGTACTGAGGCCAATACCTATAATGAAGCCACTAATACTTGGGCGGGTAAACTGGATGTGACTTTAATGAATAAAGCGCAGTGGATACCCGATGCGGTAAATGCGGAGATCAGTGCATTGAATCTGCAAAAAGACGGTGTTGTTAATTTGCATGGTTTAAATCTTCATACCAATAAAAGTCAGAATGAAAGTGTCAAAATTTATGACTTAAAAGGCAATGACGGTATTTTCCTGATTGATGTCAATACCAGCAAAACTGATGACCAACGCAAGAATGGCAGTGATTTTATTGAGGTGGTCAGCAGCAGTACCGGTGGGACTCACTATATTGAAGCCTTGAACGTCAATAAATTGGCGGATCTGAGAGAAGATATTTGGGTGGCAGATGCGGCCAATAATGTCAGCTTTAAAGCATACGATCAGATCGATATTACCAACGAATATGTTTATGACTATAAACCTCTGCTTCGTTCGGATATCAAAGAGGGTGACCCGGTAAGTCAGTACGGTACTAACTGGTATATCACCGGCGTTGACAAAAAGTTAAGTGCCGGGAGTGATACCGCATTGGCGAATGCCAGTGTCAACTATGCTACAGCCACTGCGCGTATTGAAATTGATAATCTCAACAAACGATTAGGTGAATTGAGGAGTGACCAACAGGAGAATGGACTCTGGTTGCGTTATAAAGGCGGTGAGTTAAAGAGTCATGAGGGGAGCTACTTTAAAAACCGCTACAATTTCTATCAGCTAGGTTATGACCATAAGGATGAAAATGAGAATGGCATTTGGACAACAGGTTTGGCCGGCCACTATCTGGATGGTAAATCAACCTTTGATCAGGGTTCTGGTGATAACAAAAGCTACGGTGCGAGCATTTATGGTTCATGGAATCGACCAGAGAAACAAGATTATGTGGATTTGGTCTTGAAATATAGTCACCTGAAGAGCAACTTTGATTACCAAAATACACTGGGTACTGCTGGCTATGGTTCAGCCAGTAACGGGGCCTGGAGTGCCAGTGCGGAATATGGTCGTGAGTTCTCAATCGGTAGTGGTAATTTCATCGAACCACAAGGGCAACTGGTTTACACGCACATTAATAAAGCCGACTACACGACGAGCAGTGGCTTAAAAGTCCAGCAGGATAATATCAACAGTGTGATTGGTCGTGCTGGGGTGCGGGTAGGTCATCGGTTTGACGAAAATAGCAATAATGATATTTATCTGAAAGCCGATTTGCTACATGAGTTTGCCGGTGATCGTAATGTCACTATTCAAGGTAAAGATGCCACACTGGTCTCTAAACAAGATGGGAAAGATAGCTGGATAGCTTACGGTGTGGGGACCAACATCCAGTTAACGGAAGATAACAACTCCCGCTTCTATCTTGATGTGGAAAAATCTTCCGGCGGCGACATCAATACCAACTGGCAGGTGAACGCCGGTCTGCGCTGGGAGTTCTAACTCAAGCACGCTCGCGATATAAAGGGCAGGGGTATCTCTGCCCTTTATTATTAATGGCTATTTAGTGGGTCATTTTTATAGTGAAAATATTATTGTTTTTTAATTTAATATATAGGTAGTCATTGTATATAAACTAATATTTATAATTAATATACATGATACTATTTTATTTAAATGAGAAAGTGTAACGAACAAATAAATATCGTGATGTAAGTCACGCTTCTAATAATATCGCCAACCATAAACAGTAGCGTAACAATACTTGGTTGTTTATGTTCTATCATATTTAGACGGCGATAATCATAAGTGCTCTCATAGGTGCCTTGTCAGCTAATGTTTGTTTTCAATGTCTTATCTTATTTAGCACTTGAAGTGATATATCCGCTGTGGCGCTATGGCGCTATTTTCACTCAGTAAATAGGGATTCATTCTTAATGATAAATGAATCGACTTCACACAGCCTTTATTTAATGTGGCTAAATATAGTTAATATATAAATCATAAGGAATCTATTATGAGTAATACACTCGATCTATCAACCTACTCATCTAATGGCACCCCCTACCAAGTCAAATTTATTAATCAGTCCCCATCGGCCTGGATTGTCTATTTATATCAAAAAATGCCTAATCAACCCTCGGAGGTGTTCTCTTTAGCCTGGCAGGCCTCGCCATTCAAAGTTGCGCCTAATAGCTTTTTTACTTTTAAATGGTCAATTGATTACTCATTTATCTGGGGGCGAACGGGTGCACTGACGGATGGGGTAGTTTTTGAGGCTGGCGCGGTATTGAATGCTGATCCGACAGGCAATAATCAGGTGACATTTGACACGGCAAATAACACCCCGACCTTTAGTAATCTGTCGAGTGGTGGGCAAGCGGGCAAGTTGACGATTATTGAAGGTAGTAACATGCCAAACAATATCTATTCCACGGGGATTGGTATGTCAGGGCAGGGGGCTTTTGTGCAGCAAGTCTTAACCAATACGACCCAAATTTATACACCTGAACCACTCTATTTCATCGCCGCTGGTCAGGGTATTCAAATGGGGCAAGTATTAGCCCAAACCGTGACCAATGCGAGTGAGTTAAAATACTCAGGAAATGTCTATTCGTTAGTGGCATTGCTGACCGAAACGCAGCAATGGAGTATTGTTCCGGCATAACGTAAATAAATGACTAATATGACAAATATCACGGAGGTAACCTATATCTTCGTGATATTCCTAGTCACAGGATATCGAAGATCTTGGTGATGTCGCCATTGCAACACAATAGGGGCTTAAGCGGATGGGCTTATCCCACCATGGGCATAAGTCATCCAATACCAATGCTCAGCTGATACCCCTTGTTGAGTATATAAAAACATCAATATCAAATATTAGTGTGATAACTAACAATAACTATTGAATCAGACTTTTATTATTATTCACGGCCCGTATAATCCCACTCTTTCTGTTGATTTGCCGAGGTGGTCGTGAAACAACTTTCTGGTTTGTTGGGCGAATTACGGCAGAAGTTACGTGCCGGTTTCCCTGACCAGGCAGGTATTCGGCAAATTATCTTGCCCGCATCGGGTCAGGTGGGGAGCCAACTCTTGGAGTGGCTGGCTGCACAATGCCATTTCCCACAATTCTATTGGCACCATCGTGAAGGCCATGAA comes from Yersinia bercovieri ATCC 43970 and encodes:
- the elaB gene encoding stress response protein ElaB; translation: MNRDKEQQTSLDDDLTMLTDTLEEVLRASGDAADESYQEIKARAERALKEVKSRLSGRNECYIKRAKALACCTDDYVHEKPWCSVGIGATVGLVVGLLLARR
- a CDS encoding autotransporter outer membrane beta-barrel domain-containing protein, translating into MHSLSCASKLFRPLLLSTIISNILLPGFSIAEERKYTYSSAISGPSSVALSDAISGDGNYKATVNVDNPSSSLEIYLGQTETANKAYDIGDYSVEINGQNTVDNPYTAFFGLAVDKNNTVSLNNFSYDNKLKIGGDGHHHNSTALMVSNGSEVTINGKVYINSLVEMDTSGTGNTTVANNGLYATGVGSTITANSGDVYINTYAKDFLEALNQNDTYPSGSSKSDAVSGKRGGQVTINETGNYQVNLLGNLDLGSEFGTGSSITAVLNGSDSYWHGTEANTYNEATNTWAGKLDVTLMNKAQWIPDAVNAEISALNLQKDGVVNLHGLNLHTNKSQNESVKIYDLKGNDGIFLIDVNTSKTDDQRKNGSDFIEVVSSSTGGTHYIEALNVNKLADLREDIWVADAANNVSFKAYDQIDITNEYVYDYKPLLRSDIKEGDPVSQYGTNWYITGVDKKLSAGSDTALANASVNYATATARIEIDNLNKRLGELRSDQQENGLWLRYKGGELKSHEGSYFKNRYNFYQLGYDHKDENENGIWTTGLAGHYLDGKSTFDQGSGDNKSYGASIYGSWNRPEKQDYVDLVLKYSHLKSNFDYQNTLGTAGYGSASNGAWSASAEYGREFSIGSGNFIEPQGQLVYTHINKADYTTSSGLKVQQDNINSVIGRAGVRVGHRFDENSNNDIYLKADLLHEFAGDRNVTIQGKDATLVSKQDGKDSWIAYGVGTNIQLTEDNNSRFYLDVEKSSGGDINTNWQVNAGLRWEF